The DNA segment AAACTATAAGATATCAACGAAAGAATGTTAATTATAATGTGAGAAAATCATGTTGTTGAGAGCTGACAATTTGGCCATtaatgttgaataaaaatttatgtGTAAGCTTGTTTGGATCGAGTTAAAATATTTATCGTTACAATATGAATTATAGAATACATAGATATGTAGATAGGTGAATCctacatttaatttttttgagaatAAAAAAGCGTAGAAATTATATATGTTAAATAATAAAACTTAACGGCCGttttatttttgtatatatatgttttattttgtaGATTTTTGAATCATctatattatcaaatttcattttaCTTTATGTATCTTCAATTCTTTGGTAGTATTAATTTTCTTCATTGTTTATTTCAGTATATGTGGGTGCTACCACATCTGGAAAAAAagtctaaaattaaaaaaaaaaatatttgctgACGGATTAATATTTCGAATTTGATaactgatcaaaatcgaaatagATAAATACATATTCAAAATTACAAATATTCCTGTTTATTTATGCAAGTGTCTTGATTAAATGTATGAATAATTTGTGAATGATGAAATTGGGGTTGGGAACACGTAAACTCAAAGAAAAATAGGAAGAGCGGCCGCCGGCATGTTTATTAATTGAATGCGGAATTTATAAAATGTCTGGTTTTGGAAGGTCCCAAACATCTACAGAGTCGTATTGGAAATTGTACAAtctataattaatatatatttatatttatataatataaatataaatataatataacataTGGTATATATGGGGCTTGGATTTCGAATGATCCCAATTTATCAGCCCAAGAAACACTGAAATTCATATATAAATATCTCATCGTTAATTTCATCGTTAATTGTGATATATGGAGTATGCTAAATATATACGACggaatgaaaaaatatatagaaaCGAAATTTTAAAGTATTCGAGAAATAAAAACTTGAAAATTCGAAGGCGATACCATTTAAATTTATGTATTTCAATTTTTATGAACTTTTTATTTTCAGAAACGCATTGAAATTACTTACTGAATAAATCTTGTTTTATCTCAATATTAAATAAAGAGTAAGTTTAATTTATGTGAGGCCCTTATTCATACATGTGTTGGAtcgatttaatttatatttgtaataaataaaatttacagtaaaaaatattttgtcacaaaaaattataatatatttttcatgagTCAAAAATTCGTGTAGGACCGAGCGTTTGTTATTTTACCAAAATTTATAGTTtgtggtaatggtgcaactcaaatcttctAAATCGCATAGAAGTCCAAGTGTCGTGGTTCGATCCTTCTACCCATAAGGGATAATTATTTCATCCCAACAATATCTCCCTCAATAATTTCACTCCTTGCAATCAATGATAAGCGAACTCGTGACATTAGCTCAAATACCAATTGTAAAATCAAGTGATTGTCGTTTTACCAAAAATTATAACTGGTGATAATTATTGTGCAACTCAAAGCAGTCCAATGGTCATGGTTTGATCGATCTACCCAACAGAGATAATTATTGTACTCTAATAATTGGTATCATAAAATTAACCCATGAGACacaaaaacttttgtgaaaAGTAAAATATCATGTACATATAACTATATttctaattattttaatatatattcatCTCAAGACTATACTTTGGGACTAAAATCTTTTGTATAAGAAGACTTAGTTAATTAGATAACACAATGTGATAACGTGATCTATATACATTAATGTCGTTCTCAATCCATATATAACATATAGATGTGCTAATTATAAATTGCTTTCATGTCAGTCGTCAGTTATGTAAATCACGTTTCGTTCTTTGTTAATCTCAAATATACAGGCTTGTACTATatttaacaatattttttatactctttattaatatttgagtcataataaagacaaaatatCATGTTGGTGTAATTTTTAGAATATCCAAAATACTTTTTTTTCgcatgaaaaattaaatttatttaaaagtttATATGACGAGTTCATGCTTAAGTCCCGTTGGTTGTGCAAGCAATTTCACTTTGTTTAATCTTACAATTTGATATAATTTGATATCCGACGTACTTATTCTAAAAAAAAGAATggactaaatatatatatatgcaacgCGTTCACATGATAACTAATAAATGTTAAACTAGAAACAtgcaaaatatgaatttttttaaaaagaaaatgaaTACTATTTCCGAATACTATTTTCCTATTAAATACATTGTGCATTCATAGGTCTCATGATATGATTGGTAAGTTTTGAGCAAACAAACAATAATTTTCCTTTGACCGTCTTCTTTCACGGCTTCTCACAAGTAGCCCTTTTTCTATCTAACTTTTGCTATGCTTTTCAAAGTTGGATTTATTTAGGAACAAAGCATTAAATACATGctcattttattatatttgtaacaaaaaaataattaactaaagatgctactaaaaataaattacaaaatttatatttgatggTGATTGTTATATAATCCATTTTTACAGTTATGATTTATTAAGTATTCCATAAGTAATTGTTTaagaataatattaattatatcctaatttattttataaatatattggatatttttttattttttttttacatttgaaATAAAATACACTTTATGTGGTCATTCTTGTCGATGACATGTACCGAATTAAATACTCTCTAGTGAAGTAGTGATGTCCTTGATATATATTCATCCTCTGGCTTTTATTTtcgtttaatttgatttattttaccaaaaaaaatacaaataaaaataaaatctccaCATAAAATAATACGTTCACAAACCCCAAACAGATAATTCTCAaacccccaaaaatattaaCTCCGCGATCTTCATTAAAAAAATGGAATTATTTTACTAAAttatccataatatatatatatatgataatatgaAATTATAAAGCGTAGTGCAGTAGTGGACCCCAAAAAACAAGTCCAATattctcaaataaaaataacatcaaTAACTTTcacatgtaatttttttaaaaaatttatgttatattttcatattaaaaaatattaaatcgtTCTAATGGAGCAAGTAATCTATAAATTATATAACAGGATCGTGATGAGTTTGGCAAATTAATGACATAACCCTCTACGtagaaactttaaaaaaatcgtGTCACTGATCAATTTTACGAGGTAGAAATCTGATTTAATtcgaattataaaaaatattatttttatataaaaaatattatttttcattataacCGTGGATTTTATCAATTTGTGTAATAAGATACACactcataattttattatatatatataatgcaagATTAAATCAACATAATTTTAaggaaaaattgatttttagtcctgtatgtttgttactttacaattttggtcctctatattttcagatttcagttttagtctgctatctttattttttttttttggcaattttagtcctttttctgaTGTGACGCTGATGTAGcaccaatgcagtgctgatgtggaactgacgtgtatagtgtcatgtaagcattttcgaataaaacagactgaaattacaaaaaatcaaaacatatatatagaactaaaactgaaatataaaaatatagaggaccgaaatcgcaaaatgacaaatataaaggaccaaaatttcagttttttctaattttaaataatatgtaTAATATAATTTTGGGGTAAAAAATATAATGACAAGTTGTTGATCCCATATAAAATGTTCCGTACAAACAGTAGAACACTAGAACAGAAAGTAGTCGGCAGATTAATTTGTTTTCGAGTAaattaagatttttattttaatttatttttaaacgtTTTTGGAATATTTGGGAGGAGAAAATTTGGTAATTATTCGAGTGTAAAAAAATGAGACAAGGAACATTGAAAGGATGGGAAAGGCAGAGGTTCCACTTTCTAAATGGGGGAAAGGGCATGGGGCATTCCACACTATGTTATCTTCACCCAATACTTCTTACCCACTCTTTTATGCTTCCCATCTCCATTTTACATTTTatcttctaaaaaaaattattcttttatttacattaaatttttaattcaaatgTTGGTTATATTAACGGTTAATTGTTAAAAAAATCCCCCATCACATGATTTATTATGATTCAGTCTCTGTCagattttttctttttctgcacTTTCTGATCCATTAAAAGTTTGTTTCTATTCCTTGGGCCCACAAATCAATTTCTGTGTCATGATTTTGTACTCAATTTGAAATAATTAAtgccaaaaatatataaatcaatacGTAAATTAAATGTTTTTGTACTCAAATATCTTAAATTAAtaccaaaaaaattttttgatttttgtaattttcaaaataccaatatatgtaaaaaaaatgatgaacaaatattttaatataaatattttgtacatAAACATGTATGTATAATAATTTTTGGTAGTAATAAAGTAATTCAaatgttatactcaaaatcttGATTTTTGTACTAGATCTGAAACTATAAGTACTCAAATATTGTATATTAGTACCGTATATTTAACTTTTTGTACCGTTTTTTATCTATGAAAAAAAAGTGAGATCGGGGAGTTCAAACAAAAATTTCTAACACAATGACTGATTCTTAATCTACACTTGACATTAGGGACTGATTTCCAAATATCccttatattaattaatatttttatgtcttgACAAATAATTTCCATTTGATTAAAGGGTAAACTAAAACAAGAGGATGGCTCCGTTTCGATTCGTGTTTTATGTGTAGGACCCCGAAATTTAGGGAGATATAGATCATAGATAGATTATGAAAGCAATTCTATCGAGCCACTCAGTCAAAATTCGATTTGAGTTTAGTTTTAGTCGAGTTCGAGCTTTATCATTTGAAATAAATCtagagaaaattattttttaactcTATGTTTTCTCATTGTGATTTTGGTCTTTTAAGttgtcaaattttagttttattatgtCATGTGttctgttttgtttttttataattttagtctATTTTTTTGACTTGACACTGATATTTCACCAATACGTACAGTGTCAATGTGTGCTGATATATGTACTGTCATATTAGTATTTTCaatgaaaaatgactaaatttatcaaaaaaaaaaaaaaatacataattaaaactgaattttgataacataaaaaatcaaaattgaacagtgacaaaaaaaaattaaaaaaatgcagTTCTCCCTTAAATCTAAGAAGCCTTGGTGGTGGAAGTTTgcatatatatgtaaaaaatgaaaatcataGATAGtcaaaatttgtgaattattaaatttattcgtGAGTGATTACAAAAgatacataaaatcataaatacaaGACAAAATCAAGGAAAATCACAAAATAACTCGTTTATTTCCAACCTCGAATACGCTTCATCTGCTTACATCATTGCCTCCGAATATGTCCGAAAACCTTCCATTTTACATAGCTTATTTCTGCACGAAAACATGTTAAATGTATTCACATTGCTTCAAGAATTAAAAGACATTTCCCTTTCTTTTTGTGTGCAATAAAGGGTTTTTCTCACAAGAAGCCAAATATGTACAATAATGAAAGTTTCTTGCTCTAAATTAAAAGCATTTAACTTTCAAAATCAAAACACTTAATCATTCAAACACGGCaagcaacaaaaaaaaatgtttaaaaaaaatcgagGCAAAATCCCTTAGAAATTGAATTTACCATATCTTGCAAAACTCGTGGgtgaaatattatatatatatatatgtgtgtgtgtgtgtgtgagacaTGTGCAACTTTGTAGATCCATGAACCGCACACGAATGAGACTCTTCGTGATGAGTTAGATAGATTGTTATGTGACACAACGACACAAGACAAGACTTGTTGCGAAGTACTGTACATGGAAAAAATGTATGGTCATAAGTGTTACATGGCGTGCACAAAAGTTCGATTTCAGTATTGTCTgctatataattttaattttcgttTTAATTACAATTATTTTTTGACCTAACGGTGACACCTCATCGATATTATATGAAGTGTCTTATAAGAACTCTTCAGAAATCGAAGGACTCAAGAGTGTGATGACTTGAAGTTTGACACAATTGATACCAAAACGGTAAAGAAGAAAACACACCGAACGGACCAAGTTTACCATTTTCTTTTCCATATGCTTATCACCTCAATCAAAGATTCAAATTTTTTAAGAAAGAGACTTAATTATATTGCACATAATCCCCCACTAAATTTGTATGATTATTTTAGCAGAAgcataaatttatttttgataaatatatacaggaaaaatagtttttttgtccattaacttgttcattttttggttcattaactttttaaattttggttttggtacactaacttttaattttcggtTGTTTTGGTCCAACGGATAATGTCGCATTGGAAAATGCTGACATGTCAAGCTGTCACATCAACAATTAGATCAAAACAATCGAAAATTATTACTTAGAATATCAAAACCAAATTTTGAAAAGTATaacacaaaaccaaaaaaatgaataaattattGAAGAAAAGAAATCATTttcccaatatatatatatacatacacatgattttaagataaaaggaagaagaagaacgTACATTTATATTATGTTGTACATAAATGAACGGTCAAAGACTGTTAAATGGGCTGTCAAAAACTTGCTTGTTTTGTCAGACTGGTAGAAATGAAAGCACTCACAGCATAAATAGCTTTCTTTGGCCATCATGCAATTTATTCACACACACAACACAGAGCTAGATCTCAGTCATTACCTCATTCACATTTATTTCACTCACCTTATAAGTTATATCACACTTTCTTGGATCATGTCACTTTTAATCAATTATCCCATAAATTTATAGACATATTTTTATAAGAcgaattttttatttgatttaattcattaaaaatattatttttcattgtaaattTGAGTCAGATCGATTGACTCTTAAAGTGAGACTTActctttaatatttatatatcataCTACACTAAGTTTGGATTCTCCAGGGTTTTTAGCTCTATTTCAGTTGATTACTGACATCGAGAAAGTTagaattaaaaacataaaaacttagAGAACTAAACTGAGAGATGTAACTTGGATGACTCAATGGATATAACTCTAGTCTCTAGTCAAGAATTATTGGCATATATTCGATCACTTGAtctaaaatgaataaaaattagatgaatatatgtttatttattatcatATAACGAGTggattaaatatttaataagtaAAAAATAGTAGAAGTTACTATGACTCAGAAAAAGTACACTGAGGAACTCGACCACTCTCTATTTAAAAACTGTGATATGTTTGTACACACGATACGTCGGTGATTGAGAGTGATATGTAAACTGTTGAAGGGTACAATCTCAGAGGACTACGTACGTATCCCTCTAATTAATTCATCgcatattttcaatttttttatttttattttttttggctttTGTTAGACAAAAACTCTCGTAAGTTTATTTTGTGAGTCATGATGAGGTTAGGGTGAGTGATTTTTCGAATTTCTGTAGATGCAAACTTAAGTATCTcttacatttaaaaaaaaaattatacttcACCGAAATATGACTTTAATTAAGGGAGAGTTAGGTTGCAAGAAAGTTGTATCTAGTCAACAAGAAACATTTTTATAATAAGATGGGCGATATATCACGTGATTTTCTTGTTCTATTTTTTTAGCAATTCTTCAATTATATCGGATCCTATTTAAGGATGGGCCCAGAGTTACTATAAAGTCAATCaccctttatttaattttttttataaaaaaaattatacttttTCGAAATTTATCTTTTGTGATTAATTTCCAATTtgtatatatttgaaattcacGAAATATAATCTCTACACAAACCTTTTTTTGGGGTACCGTTTTGATCAAATCGGTAATGTGTATGCCCACTTTATTCAGTGGCTGGGTACCCACGTTTGAGATCGACTTGTTTTTCTGTTTTTTTACTTTACGCAAATTGTTTTAAACATACAATATAATGTAGTAATAGCTAGGTTCGATATCATCAGGAAATCGATGTTTTTGCATAATGTCCGAGTGAGTTGAGTAGGTAAATCTTTAACTAATTGACAGGAACCCGTTAATTTAATGAAAAATGCTACATGTATAAACATCGAATTACatatttgttttaaaattactaaattatttttgcattttatttagaaaaaaacTTTCAAAGTGCATTTAGgataattcaataattttaagTGTActttataatttaatattatataactCTACGTGTAACAGAATCctaatttaattgaaataacagttttgcaactttaaattttaatgttgaaaatatttaaataattgatTACGGGGATTTTAGTGCTTTACCACGTGTTGATTATAATCAAGAAGGAACTGAAAATAAATATGAGCACTGCAATAATTAAGCAATGTAATAATTATGttcagaaatttttttaaattttaattttttttcctggGACTGAAATGAGGGGTAATGTGTCAGAAAATTGGAGGAAAAAAAGGCATTGGGGGTTGGGTAGAAAGATATGGgtcttcaaaaataaatttatgtAGGCACAGATGATCAGAGTATCTACTCATTGTGGGTGTAGAATTATTAGGGTTTGCTCTTTCTGATCACCTATAATATTTGAGTATCTGTTGCTATGCTTAAAGCAAAAGAGATTTACCCGTGGACAGTGTTTTTCAACGTCACGTTAATATTTCAACGATAAATTActaaaattgataaaataatcaaattagtGAACAAAGATTGTAAATTAACCATGACAAAGTaacatttatttcaaaataCTTTAATGTGTCATGTACCGTGTAGCGTCACGCGTAGACGCTATTCTTCGCAATATAGTTTCCACCCTTCCTGTCCCTATAATTTAGGGAGTAAATTAAATATGAGGGTCTTTGTGATAAGTACTCACTAGtttgtatatatgtatgtatgtaatatatataatgGAGGTGGAGGATGAAAGGTATAGGACTTTAGGTAGTTTTGAATGGAGGTTTGAAAACTAGAcagggtaaaaaaaaaaaaagtgtgggCCTCTTTGAAATCATTCctagaaaataaaaatagtcATTTATTTGGCTGTTTTGTATAGAAAAATAgtgaaaaattttcttttaattaatttgtttaatAATATAGATATGCATAtagtaattaaaaaaataaagtataaatattttgaaatttttattatttttattaaaggCATTTGAAAGATTAAATATATCACAAAACTCTTATACACCATCTCTAGAGTCATTTTTATGCAACTGAGCTTCTATATAATTCGACTcctcatgaaaaaaaaatatatttttttattcgaGATATGAATTGGATTAACCTGTATCATATCCGTGGTATCGTCATACGGACGATCTACTCtaagtatatatattaattagagagaaatttaataatatggatatttgtgaaagatttcacATTGGTGGTGCGCTTATATAAAGGGGGGAAAGAGGTGTTGGGGTTTTACTTCTTTGGAAATTGTCGAAATATTAGagaaaaaagaaatttaaaaaaaggGGGAAAAAAGAGTGAGAAATAGTCTATCTTTTGATATAAAGTGCGCAAAAGAATACtgaaaataatggaagaacagCTCAACTCTTTGGCCATCACTCACCTTCTTCAACACACACTCAGAAGCTTGTGTATCCATGAAAATTCTCAGTGGGTTTACGCTGTTTTTTGGAGGATTTTGCCCAGAAATTATCCTCCTCccaagtaaatatatatatatatatatatataatacaaaatttttatttatttatttattttaaattactccaagaaattatatatatacatataatgtTCTGTTTGTACTGTTTTCTTGATAGGTGGGATGGCCAAGGAGGACTATATGACAGGTCTAGAGGAAACAGAAGGAACTGGTgagcataatatatatatatgctaagTTTTGTAATTATTAGttcagtattttttttatttttttttatagaaaaaaaataaagaaaacgaaattttattcatttttactCAGGATATTAGTATGGGAAGATGGATTCTGCAATTTCGCGGCATCGACGGCGGAGATGAACCCCGGAGAGTGTTCGGGTTCGTCGGTGTATGGGAACTGTGAGTATCAGCATTATCAAGGGCTGCAGCCCGAGCTCTTCTTCAAAATGTCGCATGAAATCTACAATTATGGTGAAGGGTAATTAATTAGGCTAAACAATTTTActtgaaaaaattaaattttttttttttttaaagatgatTGGagtctatatatatttttcatgtttgtttaatttcaaTTGggtttgtttatttaattaattaattaattttcagcTTGATTGGAAAAGTAGCCGCAGATCACAGCCACAAGTGGATCTATAAAGAACCAAGTGATCAAGAAATAAACTTTTTATCTGCATGGCACAATTCTTCTGATTCAGTAAGAAATTAATTTGTTATAATCCCTAAAAAACTCTTATAATGTTTACATTTCTTTTCTTCCTTTTTTTcccagaaaagaaaaaaaaaactttatttcTGAGTTTAATGCTTaattattttgattatatcgACAGCACCCCAGAACTTGGGAAGCTCAGTTTCATTCTGGTATAAAggtatttatttgaattatatatatatccaagaaattaacttttttttatttatttacgtatttatttttatatatacacTTTTGaaagactaaaaaaaaaaaacgacacGAGATCATGATGGGGTCTTACCAAAGGGTGGGTTTGAAACGTCAAAGTCAATAACCGTAATGGTAAAAATTACTTCGAATGATCGCAacttttttcttctttcttttacgTTCCAAACTTTTCTTACAATGCTTCGTTTTTTctgattaaaaaattaatttatgcaCTCATTTTAATTTGTACTAGAAATTTTGATGTTATTGATGCAGACTATTGCCTTGATTGCTGTAAGAGAAGGTGTCATTCAACTAGGAGCTGTTCACAAGGTACAACATATATTCTTTGATCCTTTCTTTGGCCATAACCAATCCCAATTAACTAACAACACATCGATACTTACATCAATTATCGTGTCGGGTTTCGGAAAATTAAGAGTTTGAATTGGTTCATGGAAGTTCAACATCGCACGGTCATTTTCGTAAAACGAGGATAAATACATATTACAGAGTAGTGGTTGCGAGTTTTTTTATTTGTCGCTTTAGTTTCTTGTATTGAGCATATGCTATATATGCATCGAAAGGTAATCGAGGACTTGAGCTATGTTGTGTTGTTGAGGAAGAAATTCAGCTACATCGAAAGCATCCCGGGAGTTCTATTGCCACATCCATCTTCATCGGCGTACCCTTTCAAGATCGACGCCTACGGGACGCCGCAAGACATCCAAGCCTGGCATTTCCAGAACAATTTGATCCAACCTAATGAGTTCCAAGACCATTTCGCTCATCCACCGATGAAAATAGCGCCCTCCATGAGCAGTCTCGAAGCCCTACTCTCGAAACTGCCTTCGGTCGTGCCCGTGTCGTCCTCATCTCCGTCTCCGTGTGTTGAAGCTCATGCTCATTATTTTTCGTCGACGAGTAGGCCTATGGAATTGATGGGGGTCGAGAAGGTGGAGAAGGAAGAGTTCGAGGAGGAGGATAAGCACGAGAACGATGCCGGGGAGGCGAGCGGGTCGATGCACCACCCGTATAATCACCACCACCAGCACCACCACCATTTTGCTTATCACAATCACATGACTTGAAAATTCGTGCATGTAAGTAGAAGAATGAGAAGATGTGGGGATGCATGTGTTAATGTAATATTGAATCTTGAAATTATCACAACAATTTATCATCATTTAATATCTAACTTTACTAGTATCTTAGTAATAATGATAtatatgtgaaatttttttaattgaaaaataaacttatcattCATATATGGCAAACACTTGTATGCAACCGTTGCACGGGTCATATTCGTGTGAcgggtctcttatatgggttatccattaaaaagtattacattttatgtcaaaagtattacttattattataaatatggatagggttgacccgtctcacgaatgagaccgttgcacaggagtgttactcttCATATATAGGGGTGGGTCGGTACGGTATATCGTATCGAAAATCGAATAtcgtataccgtaccgaaaaaattggtatgaaattttttcataccgataccgtaccgtataccgaatataccgaattttcggtatatcgaaCTTTCGGTATGACGAAAATCTATACCGTGTACCGATaccgaattcaaaaaaaattcgatataccgaaaaaaattcggtataccggcAAAAaagtcggtataccgaaaattttcatatatatatattttttaaaaaaaattatttttcggtatatcggtatataccgaaaaaaa comes from the Henckelia pumila isolate YLH828 chromosome 1, ASM3356847v2, whole genome shotgun sequence genome and includes:
- the LOC140875341 gene encoding protein RICE SALT SENSITIVE 3, producing MEEQLNSLAITHLLQHTLRSLCIHENSQWVYAVFWRILPRNYPPPKWDGQGGLYDRSRGNRRNWILVWEDGFCNFAASTAEMNPGECSGSSVYGNCEYQHYQGLQPELFFKMSHEIYNYGEGLIGKVAADHSHKWIYKEPSDQEINFLSAWHNSSDSHPRTWEAQFHSGIKTIALIAVREGVIQLGAVHKVIEDLSYVVLLRKKFSYIESIPGVLLPHPSSSAYPFKIDAYGTPQDIQAWHFQNNLIQPNEFQDHFAHPPMKIAPSMSSLEALLSKLPSVVPVSSSSPSPCVEAHAHYFSSTSRPMELMGVEKVEKEEFEEEDKHENDAGEASGSMHHPYNHHHQHHHHFAYHNHMT